The Citrus sinensis cultivar Valencia sweet orange chromosome 4, DVS_A1.0, whole genome shotgun sequence DNA segment TTCTTTTTTGGGATGTGTTGtctctttttaataaatcttataataaaaCTTATGGTGTTATTGGTTGGTGAGCTACAATCCAGCTGCCTCCTCCTTGTATTGACTCGCTTTAGTTTTAGATCATGGAGGCCTCGTTGTTGTTGTGTACTTGATTTCAATTCCATCAACCCcaatctcaatctcaaatCTTCCTTTCTGggttcttttatttctctttacgTGTCATCAAACCTGTAAAGCCTTGATTGGTGCTCAAGAGGTGAGTCACTCACttcatttcttgtttttcacctgtgtttcttttaaatgtttgaattttggaTTCTGGGTTGGTCTTAAAATCGGTCAAAATGATAAACCTTTAAAGGCCTGCATATGGTGTTGAATCATTACATTTTGGCAATCTTTTGATGTTTAACTTCAGCTAATTGAACTTATAAGAAGTGAattaagtgaaattttttaatgttataggGATTATGAGGCACTTGTGAGTTTCTAAATTTGGTGAGTAATAATGTTGCTGTAGGTGTTAATTAACTTATTGTTGTTTTAGTCCTTATTCAATTGTAAATGGGCAGCGAGGCAATTGGTTTTCAGGAGGACATGAAGTGTTTGTATGCCtccaagaaagataaaaatgaagaacagaaGACTGCAAAATCTATTTCAGTTCGATCCTCTGCGTCCAATACTTCCATGTCAACTGATCGTGATGTGAGGAAATCTGGATCGGAGTTTAATTCTCAGAATGCCTCTGATTTCAGCTCGGAATCCTCCTCAAGGAACACATTTGCAGTGTTGTCTCAACGACAAAGTAATCTCAGAGTCTTTACATTCTCGGAGTTGAAAACAGCTACGAAGAATTTCAGCCGCTCCCTCATGATTGGTGAAGGCGGATTTGGTGGGGTTTATCGGGGTGTGATTCGGAGCACAGAAgattcacataaaaaaatcGATATTGCTGTTAAACAACTGAGTAGAAGAGGCTTGCAGGTGAGCttgtttcttttgtatttCCCTTGTAATTTCTACCAGtataaatttttacattttcagCAGATACAATATTCTAATTTGGAAAGgtttttttctcaaaacaCATGAGATCTGGATATTAGACAACTCGTCTTCTTGTTTGTgaagttataaatttattcgGGTGCAAAATATAGAGATCTCGGCCCAAGATGTTTGAAATTTGGTTAAGGAGTGGAGTGGAAACTCATGGTATGAGGACTTGCATGCGGTCCCATTACTTTGGAGATACCTCTGTTCTAGCCAATGTATATATTCTCAGCTCTTAGTGATCTTCCATGCCAGTTTTCAGACCTTCAAATTTCTTCAAGGAGTTaacttttgtaaaatttaggCAGCTATTTGATGTAAATTCCAGTGACTCCTCAAAGTCGTAATTAGATGCTTTTTCTTGAGGACACAGTTTAGATGGTTATCTGTTGATGTTGTGcctttcaataaaatttttatttgcttatttgataaaaaagttAAGAATAATCCAGGAAATGTATTTGAGTATGGCATCTACCTGGATTTGCTCTTTTTCCATTGGTTTATATTTACTGTAAAAGCATATCATCAAGATTCCTGCATGTCTGGACATGTATTAAgacatatgtttgttttttttttccccctttttttagCTAGAATCTAGCTAGGTCAAGAAAGTAGAAAAAATCTAGCAATAAAACTGGGctacacaaataaataatgacgAAGTTGCAGTTCCTAAtttatggtaaaaaaaaaaaagataaaaaagcaTCTCTCGTCTTAATATAGATAATTACTGTGTTCAACAAAACCTGTCTCTGTTTTCTTCTTAATTGGTCACTTTAATGAATTGAAAGCCGCTAGGTctgcttattttcttttgttcaataaatgaggaaaaatcttttataattctaGCTTTTCCTCTACTTGTCTGTGTCCTCTCATGGCATTCCAAACTTCGCTTCTTTTTTGAAGATTTTCAATAGTTGTTCCTTTGTCTGTTTACAGGGGCACAAGGAATGGGTGACAGAAGTGAATGTTTTAGGAGTTGTTGAACATCCAAATCTCGTCAAACTGATAGGCTACTGTGCTGAGGATGATGAAAGAGGAATTCAGCGGCTGTTGATATATGAGTATATGCCCAACAGAAGTGTGCAAGATCACTTGACAAGTCGTTTTCAGGCAACTCTTCCCTGGAGCACAAGACTAAAAATTGCCCAGGATGCTGCCCGCGGCTTAGCATATCTCCATGAAGGAATGGACTTTCAGGTACTTTCTTACCAGATTGTTGCCTCTTGGTATAGTTCCATGTCTGTGGCTTCGTATGAATGGGATAAGTTCGTAAATCATTTTGGATgatggggggaaaaaaattatttactgcAAGGAAGCTTCTTTCAGACCTCCTCCAAATTTATTTGGAATAACCAAAATCCATCTAGAAGATTTAGGGGGCTATATGTGCTAAACTTTAAAAGGTTGAAATTTAAATCAGGCATCTTGTGTTGGTTAAAGTGAAGTTGTTAGTTGACTGTGAGGAATTACTTTCATAATTCAGGGCTTGACTTTACTGACATGATCTAAAGTTAGGTCCTGCCTTCCAGAAGACCCACATGGTTTATTTATGGAGAGTATCCTTTGACTATTGCTTATACtagaaatatggaattaagaattttaaacttcaatttatttatttttaactcatTGGAGTTTCTGTAAATAAGATAGGTTTGATCTATTCTCGGCCTGTAGCATATGTCTCACATTCCCTgaataagttttttaatttaaattattggtGCAGATTATCTTTAGAGATTTCAAGTCTTCAAACATACTTCTGGATGAACAATGGAATGCAAAGCTGTCCGACTTTGGATTGGCTAGGCTGGGACCCTCGGATGGACTAAGTCATGTCTCAACTGCTGTACGTCTATAGTACTGGAGATAAACTGTATCTCGGAAACTTTTTTGATttgctttttacttaattttcatTGTTCATCTAGCTATGGCTTAGTTAAGCATGCAAAAGCTTTATATCCTCCAACTCATTGAATCTGTATTCAAACTAAGTTCTTAGGATATTTTCCTGCATATATCTATGttgttgataatttttctgatCATGTCTGAATGAGTGATTACTCTCATGTTCGAACAGGTTGTGGGAACTATTGGATATGCAGCTCCTGAATACATTCAAACCGGGCGTCTAACTTATAAAAGTGATATTTGGAGCTTTGGAGTTTTCCTTTATGAACTCATCACCGGGAGGCGCCCTTTGGATCGTAATCGCCCCAAGAGTGAGCAGAAGCTCTTGGAATGGGTCAGGCCACACCTCACTGATGCTAAAAAGTTCACGATGATCTTGGACCCAAAGCTCGAAGGGAAGTATTCTATCAAGTTggcccaaaaactagccgcTGTAGCCAACAAGTGCTTGGCAAGACAGGCCAAATCACGCCCAAAAATGAGTGAAGTTGTGGAGATGTTGAATAAGATAGTTGATGTAGCAGAAACAGGAACCCCCCAAACACCCTTGAAGAACTTGTCTCTAAAAGATGCTTTTGAAACATCTAAAAAAGAACGTTTGAAAAGAAGATTCGTGGATCCAATTCGCGGAGAAAAAGGGTGTTTGGCTTGGCTAACATGGAGACCGAAGCTTGTAAAAACAAGTTGAAATAGATTGTTTGCTGTCCATTTTGACGAACCGGCGTATTACTCTGAATTTCCCatcttgattgtaaaggtttTATATCAATGCCAATGAGTTCTTAT contains these protein-coding regions:
- the LOC102628859 gene encoding serine/threonine-protein kinase PCRK1 isoform X1 — its product is MGSEAIGFQEDMKCLYASKKDKNEEQKTAKSISVRSSASNTSMSTDRDVRKSGSEFNSQNASDFSSESSSRNTFAVLSQRQSNLRVFTFSELKTATKNFSRSLMIGEGGFGGVYRGVIRSTEDSHKKIDIAVKQLSRRGLQGHKEWVTEVNVLGVVEHPNLVKLIGYCAEDDERGIQRLLIYEYMPNRSVQDHLTSRFQATLPWSTRLKIAQDAARGLAYLHEGMDFQIIFRDFKSSNILLDEQWNAKLSDFGLARLGPSDGLSHVSTAVVGTIGYAAPEYIQTGRLTYKSDIWSFGVFLYELITGRRPLDRNRPKSEQKLLEWVRPHLTDAKKFTMILDPKLEGKYSIKLAQKLAAVANKCLARQAKSRPKMSEVVEMLNKIVDVAETGTPQTPLKNLSLKDAFETSKKERLKRRFVDPIRGEKGCLAWLTWRPKLVKTS
- the LOC102628859 gene encoding serine/threonine-protein kinase PCRK1 isoform X2 is translated as MKCLYASKKDKNEEQKTAKSISVRSSASNTSMSTDRDVRKSGSEFNSQNASDFSSESSSRNTFAVLSQRQSNLRVFTFSELKTATKNFSRSLMIGEGGFGGVYRGVIRSTEDSHKKIDIAVKQLSRRGLQGHKEWVTEVNVLGVVEHPNLVKLIGYCAEDDERGIQRLLIYEYMPNRSVQDHLTSRFQATLPWSTRLKIAQDAARGLAYLHEGMDFQIIFRDFKSSNILLDEQWNAKLSDFGLARLGPSDGLSHVSTAVVGTIGYAAPEYIQTGRLTYKSDIWSFGVFLYELITGRRPLDRNRPKSEQKLLEWVRPHLTDAKKFTMILDPKLEGKYSIKLAQKLAAVANKCLARQAKSRPKMSEVVEMLNKIVDVAETGTPQTPLKNLSLKDAFETSKKERLKRRFVDPIRGEKGCLAWLTWRPKLVKTS